From the Penaeus vannamei isolate JL-2024 chromosome 20, ASM4276789v1, whole genome shotgun sequence genome, the window CGTATTTCTATGGTGAACTGCAACGCGGTCTACTTTCCCTGGGTATTTCTATAGTGAACTGCAACGGGGCCTACTTTCCACAGGTATTTCTATGGTGAACTACAACGCGGCCTACTTTCCCCAGGTATTTCTATAGTGAACTACAACGCGGCCTACTTTCCACAGGTATTTCTATGGTGAACTACAACGCGGCCTACTTTCCACAGGTATTTCTATGGTGAACTACAACGCGGCCTACTTTCCACAGGTATTTCTATGGTGAACTACAACGCGGCCTACTTTCCCCAGGTATTTCTATAGTGAACTACAACGCGGCCTACTTTCCCCAGGTATTTCTATAGTGAACTACAACGCGGCCTACTTTCCACAGGTATTTACACCATTGCGTGCGAAACCGACATGGTCATAAATATGTTAGGTTCGCCAGAAAACTGAATACTTGTATCATTCATTTACGCGACTAGGGTCTGGAAGCACGCTGAATTCATTCATAAATCGGCGAACTCTCGTGAAAGACAAATGCTAGGAGCTCTAATTAGAATATTGACTAATTCTAATGTAATTTTCAGTTTCTTATATTCTTAAGATACACAGATAATAAATTTCAATTTTTTTCCAAACTTGCAGAATAGAAAGAATATTCATGatattccatgtgtgtgtgtgtgcctactgcCTGATGAgcttgtttttaattattttttttttttactgctatgtTATTTTTTACCAGTTCTGTTTTTGTTTAGTATaaatatctatttctgtctgttcttTCATTACTGAAATTTGCTTTgatttattattgatttaatttGCTTCGCGTGTCCCTGACCTTATTAGTTCATTCTACTTTCAGTGAGTTTTAGTAATTAATTATTGGTTATCATGTTTTACCCTTATTTTATTGCTCTTGCATGTGGttagtctttgttttatttctattacgtCTGTTTCACTGCTTTATTGCTTGCCCTTCCCCTTTTAGACTCaacttttaatcttttttatttttacaatttcAGTCAAGTCTTAGTACTGTTTTAGCCACTGCTTACCTGTTATCGTCCTGTATACTAAACAACAGCTACTtttacttttgattttatttttattctttaagtTCCAGTACTATTTTAACTATTACTTAAcctcttgttttatctcttttactatttttgctatttttacctGATCTTACCAAATTTTACttcgttctttctatttttgcttcttttacttattttattttttcctgctgTTTCTGATTCTTCTGCTGTTTCtgattcttttcttctgtttctgatttttcttctgttgtttctgattcttcttctgctgtttctgattcttctgctgtttctgattcttctgctgtttctgattcttctgctttttctgattcttttcttCTGTGTCTGATTCTTTTCTTCTGTGTCTGATTCTTTTCTGCTGTATCTGATTCTTCTTCTGCTGTTTCTGATTATTCTTCTGCTGTTTCTgatccttttcttctgtttctgatTATTCTACAGTTCCTGATTCTTTTCTGCAGTTTCTGATTCTTTTCTGctgtttctgattctttttctgttgtttctgattcttcttctgctgtttctgattctcttcttctgtttctgatTCTTCTGCTGTTTCTGATTCTTTCCTGCTGTTTCTGATTCTCCTGCTGTACCTGATTCTTCTGCTGTTTATGATTCTTTTATGCTGTTTATGATTATTCTGTTGTTTCTGATTCTTTTCTGCTGTTTCTGATTCTTCATCGGTTTCTGATTCTTCTGCGGTTTCtgattcttttcttctgtttctgattcttctgctgtttctgattcttttttgCTGTTTCTGATTTTCCTGCTGTATCTGATTCTTCTGCTGTTTCTGATTCTCCTGCAGTTTCTGATTCTTTTCTGCTGTTTCTGATTCCCCTGCTGTATCTGATTCTTCTGCTGTTTCTGATTCTTTTCTGCTGTTTCTGATTCTCCTGCTGTTTCTGATTCTTCTGCTGTTTCTGATTCTCCTGctgtttctgattctttttctgttgtttctgaTTCTTCTACTGTTTCAGCTTTTTGTTCGTCTACTGCTGATTCTTCGTCTCCTTGATTCTTGATGCTTCTAGTACTGCTTTAATTCGTTGTctgttgctgcttctgctgctgttgctgtttctgcttctccttcgatttctacgtgtgtacacacacacacacacacacacacacacacacacacacacacacacacacacacacacacacacacacacacacacacgcacacacacacacacacacatatatataaatatatatgtatatatatgtaatacatgtaaatatacatacatatatacatacatatatacatacatacatatatttatataatatatatatatatatatatatatatatatatatatatatatattttatgtaatacatgtaaatatacatacatatatacatacatacatacatatatttatatattatatatatatatatatatatatatatatatatatatatatatatatatataaatgtacacacacacacacatatatatatgtatgtgtgtgtgtgtgtgtgatgaattgCTAGAAATCTATTAACTGTATATGCACATGGATAAATGAGTTAGAAATTATTAGTACTTGAAAAATTATCTAAAGAACTGACACAGCTATAATGAAGTCAGTCCAAAAAAttattttatgaatatcattatagttTGAAACACAAACAATATCTTTAAACTGTttagaataaaatacaaatatcttCAAAAACTTCACCACTatctataattataaaaataactaacTTGCGATAGTTGCAAAATCATCCAAGATCATACTCAATTGTATGAAAATGTAAGATTTTTTAAGCAAAGGAATACGTTAATAAATCGCACTTAAGCAAAAAAACagtgaatgcatatgtatacaattCAAATGAGATAAAAACGCACGTTGGCAAGTTTTCATGAGTAACGCACTTTTTTTATATTAACGAATATGGAATAAGCCAAACGCTAATTTGTAACCGCTACACATTTACAATCAGAACAAGTTAAAAACGAGACAATAAAATTGCAACACAAACTTTTGAGTAATCGTCAGTAACAACTATTAATGTACGAACATAaattatgagcatatatatagaaatataaaacgaGTAATGACATAAAACTAACTTTGGGTTTGAAAGTCCTGAAGAAATTTAAAAGAGGGTTATGGATACACTGACAAAATATCGAAACAAATTTTTGTTGCGTTATCTGCACCTGTTAACTGTTGCCATCACCTATAGTAGTACATGTCTCGCTACGGTAAGAGGGCACGATTCCAACACGCGTAATTCTTGTTCCGCGGTAGCACACGGGTACAGATGCCCCTCCTGGCGTTAGACTCTGTTACTGGCTGATTAGTTAAATCCAATGTCACCCCTACATCTATAGTGTCATTAGAGCCTGTCTGTTACACATCGGCTTGTAAGTGTACTTGTCGCTAAAACCAGTTCCACAGCGTGAAACCAAGGGACATTCAccatctttttcctcttactcCATGTATTTCTAAAGAATCCCATTGCCTATAATAATGGCATGAGTGCCTATAATAATGGCATGCTTAGTTCGAGATAACATACACTAAGTTGTTTAATATCCGTCATACAAATGAACAATAAGATTTTAATTACCGTACACCGAAGGTTCGCAGCAATAAAGTAAGGTTAACGTGAGTGCGGTTTCAAAATTTTCCCTTTTGACATAGAAAGGAATGACTGCATTGTTtttgacaaaataaacaaaaggaaaaaaatatgacacaTCTTGGTCTGTACAATTCAATACACATCTTGGTGTGTAACAATAAACGAAGAGATGCAATTGTCGCTTGTCAAAACATTTCTCAAATACAAATATCTATCACTCCACTTCATGCTTTCCATATAGAACGGCACCCACTTCATTCTTTCCATATAGACCGGCACCCGTTCATAAACCCCAACATTGACAGGAAGCATTAGCCTTTTTCATGTTGATCATTCTGTGACTGTTGCAGAACTAATTGAGCAATGACGGCACACCAGGTGGAACCACGACAAGAATTCTTTCCACTTGCATTTTTTTCTCAACATTTTGATCAAACCATTGGTAAATAAAACGTAAAGAATGCACCCCTGGTTGCTGTAGCGATGGCCTTGCCGATGACACTGTGTGACGTGATACATGACGGCCAAGGCAGTTAGCAAAACTGCAGCACACCAGATGCCTCAACATGCTGAACAAAGTGGTTCTTAGGATGCAATCATCTGCTTGGCTAAATAAGggaaatttctttcttttagccATATCAAGCAGTCAATGTTATGGCATAACTTGCTGAGTGATGCAATTTACATTACCATGTACAGTTTCGTTACTACATTCATTATATCTTTTCCTCTATTATGTAGCAAGAACCAATTTATCACCAAGCTTGGATGCGGTATCTAATCTCGCTAGCTTTGATGAGGGATAACCCTGACAAAATTAAGTTATTGAATAAGGTGGTGATACCAAGGATTCATTGCTTGTTTCCACTAAAGCAACCCACAATATCACACTCAGAGTGCTTCACGGTCTTAACCGTACATTTTGGGTCATACCGTGCCATAATACTCGGAAAACACATGGCATTTTAGTCCTTAAATATCACTTCCACTTTTTAAAATCCCAATCTTGATATTTATTTCAAAAGTTAagccttttcttcatatttctgtgACCATTTACTTCTTAGCAGCATGACAATTTAGTAGACTCGGTCCCTTTATAGACCATGGCGAATGATTCTGATTGCTACATTCTGGAGAAGCTTAGGGTCAATCATTCTTGCGTGAAGCAAGCATTTGATATCACTTCATGCTACAGTATCCTATCGGTGACAGTTCGcaatgagggaccctcgtaggtgaaAACAATAGTGAATATGGATATGCTCCTTCGCCTTAGAACTAGGATgctgataatattcatgatgatattaataattggtaaggaatatgttaataatattgctaaAAATACTAAGGACAAcatgaatgatattaataatagtcatgataataataatgatgataatgatcatgatagaagcaacatcaacaataataataatgatagtaataatggtaatgatgatgatttcagtaatgataataattatgataatcataatcataatgaaagtgataataattatgatactaataatgtgtatggtgatgataatattagcaataatattaattatgataagtataaagattaaaacaatataatagtaataataatgaaaaaagtcattaataatgatagtagcattagtaataatgaaaacatttgtaatgaatataatgattatgatgtttacAAAGataatacagatataaataataatgataattaaaaagataaagaaaattataatgatattaaagataatgatgtgcatgtgctcgtgtgtgtgtgtgtgtgtgtgtgtgtgtgtgtgtgtgtgtgtgtgtgtgtgtgtgtgtgtgtgtgtgtgcctgcttgtctctgtgtttgtgttagtatttgtatgtgtattgtgtgcttCCAATAGTAATCACTGCCTACAAATGCCACATTCTGACGTGTTTATGTCTTTTAAAACGCTCACATGAACATATGGACAGCTGTTTGTCACGGTGTGCGTTGTTGCATAGAGTAGGAgtaacagtgtatatatatgcccgTGTCTGTTTCCGTAGCGTGTGTACCTCCGATGTGTATCTGTTGGCCAGTGTTTGCTCAGGGATTCAGACGCGGAAGGGGTCAATGCTTGCCTGGCCGAGTATTGACCTGGTTAGCCGTCCCGTATGCTGCACGAGGGGCTATTTTCCCTTGCAAAGGCCACCGGCACATTTTCTGCGTGTCGTCtcatatcgttattattcttgcagtatacgcatatatatttcgCGTGATCAACATGTATgcgattttttttcataatcccaCTAAATCGATATCGTGCCAGATGCAGGATTAACGCTGTAGGGATACATACGTAATCCCACTGAATACGTATGTGACTTCGAAATGTTTGCTCTAGCAGAAGAGGAATGATAA encodes:
- the LOC138865193 gene encoding probable serine/threonine-protein kinase irlF encodes the protein MYHVTQCHRQGHRYSNQGCILYVLFTNGLSNPNRRIRNSRRIRNSRRIRNSRKESETAEESDTAGESETAEKNQKLQENQKQQKNQIQQENQKQQKRIRNSRRIRNRRKESETAEESETDEESETAEKNQKQQNNHKQHKRIINSRRIRYSRRIRNSRKESETAEESETEEENQKQQKKNQKQQKKNQKQQKRIRNCRKESGTKQQKNNQKQQKKNQIQQKRIRHRRKESDTEEKNQKKQKNQKQQKNQKQQKNQKQQKKNQKQQKKNQKQKKRIRNSRRIRNSRKK